In Girardinichthys multiradiatus isolate DD_20200921_A chromosome 10, DD_fGirMul_XY1, whole genome shotgun sequence, the sequence TCTGCTTCGTTTGCATAGATAGGCACATCATGAAAGGGAGAGATGTATTTGCCATCTGAGTTTTCTATAGAAGGAGCAATAAACATCTGTGAGGAACAAAACACTCAAGGATCTGTCCACAGTGCTTTGTATTTTACCCACAAATGCTGCTCAAGATCAAAACAAGTTAGGCATGAAACTACAGtagtttgaaaaatattttgttaaaaagccGGGCTTACTGAAAAAGACTCTGTAGTCCTGTGTGTTTGGCCTGCCCCTCTCTTCGATGGTAAAGCTCATGTTGGTTTAAATCTCTCCTTCTGTGCTCTGTTCCTGTGTTCAGCAAGATTAAGTAGCTTCAGATTTACAGACAAAGGCAGGAGAGTGGACATGCGCATTGATTAGTTATACCCACTGCTACCTGCAATGGGGCTCGTATATGAAAGGTTCAACAGCCAAATATCACAGCTACAATGAACTAAGCTTTTTCTGTATGTTCCAGTTTCTAAATCTCTCATTGTGCAGCTCCTGTCTCACTGTGAGAGTCAGAAGTGTGGATTATAATCAGGCTGACATGTGCAAAATGCAAAGAGTCTACGTTCTTTGCCAGAAATCTGCTTGTAATGCATTAGCTTCTTTCAAGCTGTGACTCTTAACTGTTTACGGAAAGACAGATGGAGCTGGCTGACGTAAGCTATAAACTGATTAACAAGACAGGAATAGGTTCTGTTACCACAGTATCTTCTTACCTTTTTAGCTTTAGAGAAAACCCTTCAtggaaaacaaagcaaatttCCCTTAAAATAAGccctgtatatacagtatatatacagtTTGGATGCACCTCGTCATTCAACGGTTTTTAttagtttgacttttttttttagtactACCTGATCTCtggaaactccttcaagactgtcggaaaaccatttcagttgACTACCTCATGAAGATATTTGAGAGAATGACATAGACTGGTACTTAGGTACCAGTCTACTTGTCATCTCTGCAAGTAGCATTAAGTAGACACTTGTGATATATGTTGTGGAATTCAAATAATGTAGACACTGTAGgatggtgtttgttttttttttttgcaataccGCTCATGAAATTGATGCAGTCCGTTTTCCATTATGGAACATTCCTTTATAAATTACAATATATCTCTAACAGATTGAATGCCCtacaataaaaatgaatcaTGAATAACAATGAGGTGTTATTAGGTCTGGCATGATTTACAGATTTTAATGGAGTTGTATTATTTAATGGTATTGACATCTAGCTCAGATCTAGCTTTTCATGTTGGCCTATTATTTTGTTACATGAATACATAACGAAATATTAACCAGCTGCTCATTCGAGAATTAGAGTagagcaattaaataaattaacctgCTAAACAACTTTTTAAGAAGTAAAGAAAGCCCCCTTCACAATTATTGGCTGGCCTGATAAAGATGTGTcagaattgtttaaaaaaatacaatttctatTCTAGTGGTATCGTCTTAAACTGCAAGATCtatgttttcagtttctttccTTCTTACAATGGTAAAAGCAatagaaactgttttttttatatagcagTACTTTGGATTCTGTCAAAATCTTTTCCACCCTTGGAACTTCttattttgtgacattacaaaaacaaaatttaatgtattttgtttgtttgggatATTATGCGATAGACCCACACAAGGTAGCAAACAACTTTGAAATAGAAGTAAAAGGGTATCTGGTTTAAAAAGATTTCACAAgtgaaaaacctgaaaaatgtgtcctgtatttgtatttagccttCCTGAGTCAGTCCTTTGTAGAATTAACTTTTGGTGCAATTACAGCTTttttgaatatgctttgatgtaaacccATTCCACTCCAGCTCTGGCTTTATCTATAAGATCCTGGtcatgatggaaaaataaagctCCACCCCAGTTTCAAGTCCTTTGCCacatttaacagtttttctCCTGGAATTCTGATGTATTGTCATCAACTATGACTAGctttcctgttcctgctgaagaaaagcactcccatagcatgatgccaCCAAACTCATTTGCAGGGATAGATTGTTCAGGGTGAGGTTGGCATTATTTTCTTCCTCACATGATTTTTCCCATAGGAAAAAAAGCTTCAGCTCTGATCtcgtctgaccagagcaccttcttctacttgtttgctgtgttccctgccTGGCTTGTGACAAATTCCAAATGGATGTTcttgtggttttctttcaacaatgactttgtTCTTCCCTAAAGGTCAGATCTGAGTGTgtaacaaatacaggtccttctcaaaaaatgtgcatattgtgataaagttcattattttccataatgtcatgatgaaattttaacattcatatattttagattcattgcacactaactgaaatatttcaggtcttttattgtcttaatacggatgattttggcatacagctcatgaaaacccaaaattcctatctcacaaaattagcatatcattaaaagggtctctaaacgagctatgaacctaatcatctgaatcaatgagttaactctaaacacctgcaaaagattcctgaggccttaaaaactcccagcctggttcatcactcaaaaccccaatcatgggtaagactgccgacctgactgctgtctagaaggccactattgacaccctcaagcaagagggtaagacacagaaagaaatttctgaacgaataggctgttcccagagtgctgtatcaaggcacctcagtgggaagtctgtgggaaggaaaaagtgtggcagaaaacgctgcacaacgagaagaggtgaccagaccctgaggaagattgtggagaagggccgattccagaccttgggggacctgcggaagcagtggactgagtctggagtagaaacatccagagccaccgtgcacaggcgtgtgcaggaaatgggctacaggtgccgcattccccagacctgggctacagagaagcagcactggactgttgctcagtggtccaaagtacttttttcggatgaaagcaaattctgcatgtcattcggaaatcaaggtgccagagtctggaggaagactggggagaaggaaatgccaaaatgccagaagtccagtgtcaagtacccacagtcagtgatggtctggggtggcgtgtcagctgctggtgttggtccactgtgttttatcaagggcagggtcaatgcagctagctatcaggagattttggagcacttcatgcttccatctgctgaaaagctttatggagatgaagatttcgtttttcagcacaacctggcacctgctcacagtgccaaaaccactggtaaatggtttactgaccatggtatcactgtgctcaattgacctgccaactctcctgacctgaaccccatagagaatctgtgggatattgtgaagagaacgttgagagactcaagacccaacactctggatgagctaaaggccgctatcgaagcatcctgggcctccataagacctcagcagtgccacaggctgattgcctccatgccacgccgcattgaagcagtcatttctgcaaaaggattcccgaccaagtattgagtgcataactgtacatgattatttgaaggttgacgttttttgtattaaaaacacttttcttttattggtcggatgaaatatgctaattttgtgagataggaattttgggttttcatgagctgtatgccaaaatcatccgtattaagacaataaaagacctgaaatatttcagttagtgtgcaatgaatctaaaatatatgaatgttaaattttcatcatgacattatagaaaataatgaactttatcacaatatgctaattttttgagaaggacctgtagttgtccAGCGAGGAAATTCTCCCAACTGAGCtgcggatctctgcagctcccccaaaGTTAAGATGgaccttttggctgcttctctgattgatgctctCATTGCCTCGCCTGTGGTTAGGTGAATGGTGATGTCTTGGTAGGGTTGCAGTTGTGccaaactctttccattttcaaatgatggattgaacagtgatcCATTGGAAGTTGAAAACTTGGGATATTTTTATATACCCTCACCATACTTTTAGGCAATTCACTGCAATGGAGTTTCTTTAGGGGTAAAGTGGGGCTTGTTTGATATTTACAAATGACTTTGTGTTGGCCCAACACataaaatctctttaaaattaaatactttTGCGAGGTCCTTTATATACATGCCACAAGCATTTACTGGCAGGGTTTATAAACTGCACAAAACACAGGCCCTAAATTTGACATTGAACAATCACTTACTAGGTAGCATTAGGCAGTGGAAAAATGTATGGTTTCAGCTGTAAACAGTAATTTCTATTTGAGAAAAACTGGGACTGAATATAACTAGCAGCAGTCCAAACAGAAAAGTATACTAATTTCTCCATTCAGACattcataaataaaagaaaaacaatcatttttacaaagtttggtttatttttatactATAAAAGTCATAAATAagcaagaaaccatgtttttacacatttaagaGTCCACCTGCATATCAAGAATGACAGATACCTCTCCAAAATAGAGGCTGCTGGCCTGAAAACTCATCTTAATAcatgtttctctgtttcttttgAAACATACCACTATCTTCAATCATTTTAAAGTCCACAAATGCATTCAACTTAAGTAGTTAAAGGCACACGGTATACAGTCTGTAAGAACGTATGTGAGGTATTTCTTCAGTCTGTagttaataaaatatcaaacttgTATGGAGAATGGAGAACAGAATGGTTGCTGGAGTTCAAAGGATTTGACTTCACATTGAGCCATTTAAGAGCTGGCATGGTGGACAACCTCTCCAAAGGTAATTCTGTTGGGAAAATTTTCAGAGGACAAAGAATAggtttaaaatgaataataccTCAAAGGAACAGTTCATTTTTCCATGCAGCATGCTTAAATGTGTTATTACCAGTGATGTTGTTTCCCTCAAGGTCAATTCTCTCCAGTGTGGCTATTTCAGTGAGCTTCTCAGGGAAGATGGAGAAGCTATTATTAGCCAGATTGATGCTGGTCATATGCTCCATTTCCCCCACCTGGTCTGGCAATTTGGTGAGAATGTTGCCCTGCAGGTCAAGCTCTGCAAGACATttcaaaatatgaataaatgggGAGATCttgtctgtttttctgcaaCAGCATTAAGACCTTTAGTGGACATTTGTGGCACAAACTGCATTTGAAAGCAACAGCCTCATCTCTGATACTAAATTCAAGATTTAAAGAGCACAGTAGTGTTTATTCGTCTCTACCTCTGAGCTGGGTAAAGGTCGAAAAGAATTTGCTCGAAATGGCCTTCATCTGATTGCCAGCCAACGTGATAATGCGGATGTTTTCTGAGACGGTTCTCAGGACCTTGAACACACCTTCTGGGAAGGAAATGAGCTGGCAGCTCGACAGGTCTGCAGCGAAGGGGAACACGGGCATAAGATTATCAAGGATtagcacataaaaaaaacactgtatgTCTAAAAGTAAAAACACTTTAGAACCTAGGGATACTTTAACACTTAACTCAAGCCTCTGCCTCCATCTAGTGGTAAAACATGAAATAGATTCGAGAACAAACCAGTACTATTCATTGACATGTTTTCAGTCAGGAAAGATGGGAAGAACAAAGAGAAGACCGCATTCATAAAGATGCCTTTTACCCAGACTATCTTTGCCTTCCTCCACTGTTGCATTAATCCTACGGGCCACATTTGCGACTGCCTCTGCCATTTTTCTGCTGTAGCTTCTCCTACAAGAGACAAAAGTCAAACACTAgcaacattatttattattattaatattattaataaaaatacataaacatagaaatatcaaacataaagatatattgTGGGAGGGGGGGTTAAGAACAGTAAAATAAGTGatgatttctgaaaaaaatgacTTGATGTTGATGCTTATTAAATATTGT encodes:
- the lrrc20 gene encoding leucine-rich repeat-containing protein 20 isoform X2, whose product is MAEAVANVARRINATVEEGKDSLDLSSCQLISFPEGVFKVLRTVSENIRIITLAGNQMKAISSKFFSTFTQLRELDLQGNILTKLPDQVGEMEHMTSINLANNSFSIFPEKLTEIATLERIDLEGNNITELPLERLSTMPALKWLNVKSNPLNSSNHSVLHSPYKFDILLTTD
- the lrrc20 gene encoding leucine-rich repeat-containing protein 20 isoform X1 — protein: MLATSDSCQFLLHMLFRRSYSRKMAEAVANVARRINATVEEGKDSLDLSSCQLISFPEGVFKVLRTVSENIRIITLAGNQMKAISSKFFSTFTQLRELDLQGNILTKLPDQVGEMEHMTSINLANNSFSIFPEKLTEIATLERIDLEGNNITELPLERLSTMPALKWLNVKSNPLNSSNHSVLHSPYKFDILLTTD